Sequence from the Penaeus vannamei isolate JL-2024 chromosome 41, ASM4276789v1, whole genome shotgun sequence genome:
ACGCTATTTAAAAAACGATCCTTCACAAGTTCTTcaattcttatttattcatttatttttcttttttttcattgcgaTTTACACATTTTAACGTTTCGGGTAaatcttcgttttgtttttgaattatttCGTAAGTTAttcgatttttatttatctttattgcgatgtaaaaaaaatactaatgttGCTATGATTTTTTCATGGTTATGGTCCTCAAAAAATAGTAAtgttaaaaatactgataattatgataaaaattatgataacaacaataaaaagacgaTGAtgttatgataaaattataatgatattaataatgataacgatagtaatattaaaaataatgacaataatgatgataatgataacgatagtaatgataatgataattatgatgatggaaataatgataatcataatgaaaataataacagtaatgataatgataataataacattgataataataacaataatagtgacatcaacaacaacaatgattataatataaaactaataataacaataaggatgataatgataatactgataatgataataataatgttagtaatgatgaaagtaatggtaataataataatattgataataataactatgataacaatgataattataacaataatattaataacaatgataataataataataataataataataataataataatgataatgacgataatgataataaaaacaatatgaatagtaatcataccaatattggtaataacaatatcaataataataataatggtaataataataatcaaaatgataataataataacaatattgataacaacaacaactacaataatgaaaatgatgataataataataacaataataataataataataatgataataataatgacaacaataataataatgacaacaataataataatatcaaaataaataataataacaaaaataacgataatagcaacaacagtgatgataatgattttgataacaatatctttattgtaattactatcatttattataataacaataatcatgatagcgTTTACACATTAACGAAAATGATAGAATTCGCTTTCatcacatttataaatacatacaatatttatattattactatcaccacacttataaatacatacaatacttatattattactctcatcacacttaatattattactctcaccacatttataaatacatacaatacttatattattactatcaccacacttataaatacatgcaatacttatatcattactatcaccacacttataaatacatacaatacttatattattactatcaccacacttataaatacatacaatacttatatcattactatcaccacacttataaatacatacaatacttatatcattactatcaccacacttataaatacatacaatacttatatcattactatcaccacacttataaatacatacaatacttatatcattactatcaccacacttataaatacatgcaatacttatattattactatcaccacacttataaatacatgcaatacttatatcattactatcaccacacttataaatacatacaatacttatatcattactatcaccacacttataaatacatacaatacttatatcattactctcaccacacttataaatacatacaatacttatatcattactcttatcacacttataaatacatacaatacttatatcattactataatcacttataaatacatacaatacttatatcattactctcatcacacttataaatacatacaatacttatatcattactatcaccacacttataaatacatacaatacttatattattactatcaccacacttataaatacatacaatacttatatcattactatcaccacacttataaatacacacaatactTAAACTACAAAAATTACAAGTATTCTTAGTCGCTGGTTTCTGTCCCCCGCCCTCGCTCTTCTATAAATACGGAAGGCGGTTGGAGGCGGCTCACGTAAACATATTATGCCTATTTCTAATGGGGCGTCAGAGTCCATATTGTGACGTCATGCTCTCCGGCCGTCCGTgtgctttcctttctccttctctcttgctttcgtaTTCCGTTTCTGCtaattctctttcgtcttctgtgtgtctgtctttctttctctttctctctctctctctctctctctttctcttctctctgccttcttttttctctctctttttctctctttatatatatatatatatatatatatatatatatatatatatatatatatatatatatatatatatatatatatatatactgtatatatacaaatcacaaataggttgtatgtgtgtgagaaagagaaagaagaagggaaagagaaatatatatatatatatatatacatatatatatatatatatatatatatatatatatatatatatatatatatataatgtatatatatatatatatatatatatatatatatatatatatatatagagagagagagagagagagagagagacagagagaggcagagagaggcagagagtagagagagagagagagagagagagagagaaagagagagagagagagagagagagagagagagagagagagagagagagagagagagagagagagggaaagagggaaagagagaaagagggaaagagaaagaaagagagaaagaaagagagagagagggaaacagagaaagaaagaaagagagagagagagagagagcgtgtgtgtgtgtatgtatctacacgcACATTCACGCGCTTGCGTATGTGTCCTTCCGCGTGAGTGATCGCCTGTCGTCTGCATCTCGAGtgactccctcctttcctcgctcgccatgacacctccttcttcgccatgacacctccttcgccgccatgacacctccttcgccgccatgacacctccttcgccgccatgacacctccttcgccgccatgacacctccttcgccgccatgacacctccttcgGCGCCcggctcttcctccctttccgttAATCTCCGTCTCAGCCTccgcactcctccccccccccccccccgttcgtaCGACACGCACTCCACCCTTTCGCACGTCAGCcgcaggaggggtggggggaagagagtgctTAAATGCGTCAAAAACATTCGGAATTACGAGACGCAGGaataagggggttgggggtgaagagGGTGCTTAACGCGTCAAAACATTCCAACCACGATGACAGAACATAAAGCcagcgtggggtgggggtggggagaagagagtgcTTAAATGCGTCAAAAACCTTCGGAATTACGAGACGCAGgaataaagggggtgggggtgggggtgaagtgggGGTTGGCACTCTGCTCTCGTTACTGTCTCCCGTGTCTGTCGGGAGATCCATCGGCGTCGCGTATCGGAGTgacgtggagggggtgggggtgggggggggggggggtggagacgtTATGAATTCCTGGTTTTCTTATCGTTTNNNNNNNNNNNNNNNNNNNNNNNNNNNNNNNNNNNNNNNNNNNNNNNNNNNNNNNNNNNNNNNNNNNNNNNNNNNNNNNNNNNNNNNNNNNNNNNNNNNNNNNNNNNNNNNNNNNNNNNNNNNNNNNNNNNNNNNNNNNNNNNNNNNNNNNNNNNNNNNNNNNNNNNNNNNNNNNNNNNNNNNNNNNNNNNNNNNNNNNNNNNNNNNNNNNNNNNNNNNNNNNNNNNNNNNNNNNNNNNNNNNNNNNNNNNNNNNNNNNNNNNNNNNNNNNNNNNNNNNNNNNNNNNNNNNNNNNNNNNNNNNNNNNNNNNNNNNNNNNNNNNNNNNNNNNNNNNNNNNNNNNNNNNNNNNNNNNNNNNNNNNNNNNNNNNNNNNNNNNNNNNNNNNNNNNNNNNNNNNNNNNNNNNNNNNNNNNNNNNNNNNNNNNNNNNNNNNNNNNNNNNNNNNNNNNNNNNNNNNNNNNNNNNNNNNNNNNNNNNNNNNNNNNNNNNNNNNNNNNNACTGTTTATCAAATTGTTTAtcagaatatgtttttttttatagaatttgaTTTTCATCTTCTAGGTATACGCTATCTTCTAAGTATAAACTATTTCTTCTTTCGATATACTGACATAATtacaagtttatttatttattagttgatATATTAACGTTACGAAGAATTATcaaaatattctttcatagaacGGAACAGTAGTCTTCTaaatataaactatttttttgcttctatatgttgttatatttacattttcttcatttattagcTAATAATAAGGTACGATGAATAGTTTATCAAAATGTTTTTATAGAACCTAATATTTGTCTTAAAACTTTCTTAGTTTGATATATTGGTAGATTtagaagtttatttatttattagctgATAAATTAACGTTGGGAGGAATTGTTTATCAAAATGTTTTTAAGAAGTTATATCTCTCACTTAACTATACACTATTTCTTGTTTcgatgtattaatttatttttaaagtttatttattcattaggtATTGAATTGATACTGCGAGGAATTATTTAAAATATGCTTTTATAAAACTTATTATTGGTCttcgaaatatacatacttgtttCGATATACCAATATATTTGTGTTTAATAAATTAGCAGCTGATAGATTAACGTTACGGGGAATTTGTTTATGAAAATAGGCCTTTAAAGAACTTGACATCTCTGAACTATACAcaatattgatatatgtttaagtttattccttttattaaatCCTAAATCAACGTTAAGAATTCAGTTAATCACGTTCACCCCTTTCCTTTTCAAAAATGTGCCGAGTCATGTTAATCAAAGAGATTTATTCTGATGTCATTCTTCCTAATGAACTTTTTTCGAGGTCATTAACGAGGGCATTGGTTTGAGTTCAAGGTCATTTGAGcctcgggggaaggggggggggtgttcagaTGGTCCTTTGATGAACCTGTTTATTCATTTCTGTCATTTCACTTTATTAGATCTGAATTCGATGCTTGGAACTGGTTTAAGATTttgcaataataagaaaatagacaaTTTTGTGGTTTTCGCCTGTTTCTCTCTCGGCAAATATACacgagggagcagggaggagaaagagtgaagggaggagagaggaaagaggagagggagaacgagggagaggggtgaagggaggagagagaagagtgagaagggaggagagggtgagcgaCAGATAGAAAATCAAGTTGAAAAacaacatccatacacacatcagTCTCACACAAGGGTACAACcaaagaaaagacaacaaaaattgTGATTTCCATGTATTGTTTATAACGGTACAGGGCAAGGTTTCTTCCGGTAGCGCTCAAGGGTCGTGTGGTGTGGTGCCCTAAACACAAGGACTAGAAAGAGGGAGTAATCTACAAGGCCGTTACACAAAACATCGATTTATTCACCAGGTGTGACTCGAGGGAATCAATAAATGAAAGCCCatttaacgtaaaaaaaaaaaaaacaggtgaaaaaaaataatgagtacAGTGTTCTGACCTCAAGTTATGTCATGAGATATGGTCGGTGGTATCGTTTCCTTTGAGATCGTGAAAGACATTTGGTATTAAGAGTACCTAGGACAAGCTGCATCACACTTTATGCAAGCCTTTCCCACAACCACCTTCTAAACACAGTGGCCTAGTTCCGGTTTTGGCAACCTCGAGAGAGTataagattttttccttttcctaaacTCTGAATATAAGatctttttctcatcctttccaACCTGGCCACTTTGTtttaacgtaaaaaaaatatttacacttgGTCCCATCATGCTTTTCTCGTATCACAAAGATGTCAGACTTTGAGCAAGGTGAGGGTGTATCTTCCAAGACGTCACCCTACAGTATATCACAGGGTCTCGTTCAACTATTCACAACAACTCCCTCGGGGTACATCTCTCAGGATATAAATAGTTTAAAGTGGTGGTAATGCAAAACAAATGCATGAGGGGGAATAGACTCTTTTAATACAAAAGAACGAACCCAAATATTGGGTCTTTGTACTTCTCGCCGaccaatgagaaaaaataaaatggaatggATGGTCAGAACAACTGTGTGAATGATAAAAACGTGAGTGATCAGGGTCAGCTGATCAAGTCAAAGGGAAATTATGGATGAAGATGAGAGATGAAGAACAAAAAACTCAACAAAATTCTGTCCAGACGGGGATTTCCTCGGGAGGATCTTAAAAACACTTCTTGGACGTATTTACAAACTATATAAATTATCCTTTGGCATTCATGGGGAATAAACACCTATCCGAAGATCACCCGTCTGGACAAAAGTCTTCTGTacacaacaaaaatacatatattgcacacacacttttctttttctttaggaaATAAAGAGTGATTTCTTTTCTCTCGATAAACCCACTGGCACCTAAGGGCGGGGCAGTCATCATAAGCCCAGTCGCTTGAGGCCCGTGCGAGGTAGCGTGTTTCTGCTCTTGGCCTGCTTGTTCTCGGCCGCCCATGACTTCGACTTGCCGCGGTGGATCTTCAGCTCCTCGGCGAAGTTCGCGTCCAGCATGCGCACGTATTCGTGAGGCGTGCACAGGTCGGGGTGCGCCTCGAAGAAGGCCTTGTAACCGCCCTCCAGCAGGTACGTCTCCGGGAAGTGCAGGGCGGGGTAGTGCTCCTTGTTGCGCTTGCGGTCGTGTTCTCGCAGGAGCCGCTGTGCCTTGGGGCCCCGCTCGGCCGAGAACTCGCAGTGGAAGATCAGGATGTGCCGGGGGGCGTCCTCACTGGGAATGACGGGCGTGCCCTTCTGCAACTCCAAGTGGTCGAGCACCATCTGTGGGTGGTTCCACATCTCGGCCCCCTTGATGTGGCCGCCCTCGTACTCGTAAGGGTATCTGCAGTCTAGGATCTTGAAGGAGGCGATGGTGTTCTTGAACTTCCCTCGGACGATGTCGGCCATGGTGTCCACGCTGATGGCGTTCAGGTCGGGGTGCTTGCCGCCCTCTatcgtggggagggagatgggcttGGAGAAGTCGCCCGTTAACTGCCCGTGGTGATTAGctgcggaggaaagggagaggtcaTTAGCAACCGATCTTCGAAGCCCAATTTGAGCGATGATTAAGTCCCATGTATTGTCATACCCATCAACGCAAACCCTCCAAATCCCGCCAGATACTTACAGCACTTGTTTAACGCCTTCATGATGGAGACATGGCTCTCGGAGTGGCTTCGCTGGAGCTTGGGCTTGACGGTGTGTGTCGCGTTGGCCTCGGGGGCGGAGTTCTGTCGGAGTGCGAGCGGGGAGCGGAGGTTTTCACTGGATGTCGCCGAGACGACGGTGGTGGGGGCgttggaggtgaggggggaggcgagCTCGCCGGCGTCCTGTCTTCGCCGCTTGCAGTCCACCTGCGACGAGAGGTCGGTGGGAGGCTGAGGCCGCTTGAAGGACAGGCTGGACTCGAGGGATGGCTTCATGGAATGCACCTGTTGGCGGAAGGGAGCGTTAGCTGTGCGAATTACAAGGAGGTTTGGTATTGAACTCAAGAATGTTGGAGTGTCAGCATTATGGCGAACTTAACACTTAGAATGAAACTTACTCTGGATGAGGTGGGCGTGGTGTCCAGCATGGAGAGACACCTTCTGATGGATGGGCGGTTGCCgaaggatgtggtggtggtggcggtggagagggaggtggtctTGGTGGCTGCGGGCGGCTGGATGGGCGCCGACAGCAGGCTGGAGAATCCGATGATGGGCTGATGTTCGTTCTGGTTGGGCACCTCGTCCATGAGGTCCATGAGCAGGGCGTCCTCCTCGTCGCCCTTGCACAGGGACGAGAACTTCCTGAAGGGCCTCCGGCGGTCCTCGGAGGAGTCCGTCGTGGATGAGACGGGggtggatgtggtggaggagaagaCGGTGGTGAGGGAGGCGACGGGCTTCACGGGGGACACCATCGTCTGGGGCTTGGCCGGAGACAGGTCCAGGTTCAGCTTGCGGGGCGCACAGCTGACGGGCACGCTGAAGCAGTCGTCCTCCAGCTTCTTGCCGCTCTCCGAGTACCCGCTGTCCTGCGAGTTGGTGTCGAAGTCCTCCGGGGGAGAAGGCTTGTGTGGGGAGTTGAAGACCCTCTTCGAAGGAGACACCAGCTATTGAGGAGAAACAaatataattagcataacaattagcAACGACAAAACGTATGTCAACCCTTACTCCACTCTGCAACTTGCAAAATGCACCCATTTATCACCGACTACGCCCCTACCCAAAACCTCGCCACCAACCAACCTTGCTGAGGGGGCTGAAGTTGAGGTTCCTGTTGACGGTGTTCTGCACGTCCTTCAGGGGGCTGATGCGGGTGCGGGCGGGGATGACGGCGCTGTGGGATGGGgagtagtagggggaggggaagttctCCTTGTTGCGGGACATCAGGCGGCGAGAGGGGGACACGGGGCTCTCCTCCTGGCCGGCCTCCGAGGCGAAGGACTCGTGAAGGAAACCTAGAAGAGAGCAAGCGCACAATCAGCAACATagaacagacaaatacatacaagaCAACCTTAACATCAAACATAAAACATGAACATCAAAACATTGAACTGCACTAATATTAACACAACATTTCACACCctcaaaacccccaaaacaaaaccaaaaaacagcT
This genomic interval carries:
- the LOC113800052 gene encoding M-phase inducer phosphatase isoform X3, which translates into the protein MAIIMSSRDVLYRTVLRGVQSESPQVTSATTDLSPMSSLAFTLHHGASLSQTPRRKLSLSSTLSDTPQSCHEASLVCSSFLHESFASEAGQEESPVSPSRRLMSRNKENFPSPYYSPSHSAVIPARTRISPLKDVQNTVNRNLNFSPLSKLVSPSKRVFNSPHKPSPPEDFDTNSQDSGYSESGKKLEDDCFSVPVSCAPRKLNLDLSPAKPQTMVSPVKPVASLTTVFSSTTSTPVSSTTDSSEDRRRPFRKFSSLCKGDEEDALLMDLMDEVPNQNEHQPIIGFSSLLSAPIQPPAATKTTSLSTATTTTSFGNRPSIRRCLSMLDTTPTSSRVHSMKPSLESSLSFKRPQPPTDLSSQVDCKRRRQDAGELASPLTSNAPTTVVSATSSENLRSPLALRQNSAPEANATHTVKPKLQRSHSESHVSIMKALNKCSNHHGQLTGDFSKPISLPTIEGGKHPDLNAISVDTMADIVRGKFKNTIASFKILDCRYPYEYEGGHIKGAEMWNHPQMVLDHLELQKGTPVIPSEDAPRHILIFHCEFSAERGPKAQRLLREHDRKRNKEHYPALHFPETYLLEGGYKAFFEAHPDLCTPHEYVRMLDANFAEELKIHRGKSKSWAAENKQAKSRNTLPRTGLKRLGL
- the LOC113800052 gene encoding M-phase inducer phosphatase isoform X2, producing the protein MKAIIMSSRDVLYRTVLRGVQSESPQVTSATTDLSPMSSLAFTLHHGASLSQTPRRKLSLSSTLSDTPQSCHEASLVCSSFLHESFASEAGQEESPVSPSRRLMSRNKENFPSPYYSPSHSAVIPARTRISPLKDVQNTVNRNLNFSPLSKLVSPSKRVFNSPHKPSPPEDFDTNSQDSGYSESGKKLEDDCFSVPVSCAPRKLNLDLSPAKPQTMVSPVKPVASLTTVFSSTTSTPVSSTTDSSEDRRRPFRKFSSLCKGDEEDALLMDLMDEVPNQNEHQPIIGFSSLLSAPIQPPAATKTTSLSTATTTTSFGNRPSIRRCLSMLDTTPTSSRVHSMKPSLESSLSFKRPQPPTDLSSQVDCKRRRQDAGELASPLTSNAPTTVVSATSSENLRSPLALRQNSAPEANATHTVKPKLQRSHSESHVSIMKALNKCSNHHGQLTGDFSKPISLPTIEGGKHPDLNAISVDTMADIVRGKFKNTIASFKILDCRYPYEYEGGHIKGAEMWNHPQMVLDHLELQKGTPVIPSEDAPRHILIFHCEFSAERGPKAQRLLREHDRKRNKEHYPALHFPETYLLEGGYKAFFEAHPDLCTPHEYVRMLDANFAEELKIHRGKSKSWAAENKQAKSRNTLPRTGLKRLGL
- the LOC113800052 gene encoding M-phase inducer phosphatase isoform X4, encoding MSSRDVLYRTVLRGVQSESPQVTSATTDLSPMSSLAFTLHHGASLSQTPRRKLSLSSTLSDTPQSCHEASLVCSSFLHESFASEAGQEESPVSPSRRLMSRNKENFPSPYYSPSHSAVIPARTRISPLKDVQNTVNRNLNFSPLSKLVSPSKRVFNSPHKPSPPEDFDTNSQDSGYSESGKKLEDDCFSVPVSCAPRKLNLDLSPAKPQTMVSPVKPVASLTTVFSSTTSTPVSSTTDSSEDRRRPFRKFSSLCKGDEEDALLMDLMDEVPNQNEHQPIIGFSSLLSAPIQPPAATKTTSLSTATTTTSFGNRPSIRRCLSMLDTTPTSSRVHSMKPSLESSLSFKRPQPPTDLSSQVDCKRRRQDAGELASPLTSNAPTTVVSATSSENLRSPLALRQNSAPEANATHTVKPKLQRSHSESHVSIMKALNKCSNHHGQLTGDFSKPISLPTIEGGKHPDLNAISVDTMADIVRGKFKNTIASFKILDCRYPYEYEGGHIKGAEMWNHPQMVLDHLELQKGTPVIPSEDAPRHILIFHCEFSAERGPKAQRLLREHDRKRNKEHYPALHFPETYLLEGGYKAFFEAHPDLCTPHEYVRMLDANFAEELKIHRGKSKSWAAENKQAKSRNTLPRTGLKRLGL
- the LOC113800052 gene encoding M-phase inducer phosphatase isoform X1 — protein: MPCRRQVLISIFIAIIMSSRDVLYRTVLRGVQSESPQVTSATTDLSPMSSLAFTLHHGASLSQTPRRKLSLSSTLSDTPQSCHEASLVCSSFLHESFASEAGQEESPVSPSRRLMSRNKENFPSPYYSPSHSAVIPARTRISPLKDVQNTVNRNLNFSPLSKLVSPSKRVFNSPHKPSPPEDFDTNSQDSGYSESGKKLEDDCFSVPVSCAPRKLNLDLSPAKPQTMVSPVKPVASLTTVFSSTTSTPVSSTTDSSEDRRRPFRKFSSLCKGDEEDALLMDLMDEVPNQNEHQPIIGFSSLLSAPIQPPAATKTTSLSTATTTTSFGNRPSIRRCLSMLDTTPTSSRVHSMKPSLESSLSFKRPQPPTDLSSQVDCKRRRQDAGELASPLTSNAPTTVVSATSSENLRSPLALRQNSAPEANATHTVKPKLQRSHSESHVSIMKALNKCSNHHGQLTGDFSKPISLPTIEGGKHPDLNAISVDTMADIVRGKFKNTIASFKILDCRYPYEYEGGHIKGAEMWNHPQMVLDHLELQKGTPVIPSEDAPRHILIFHCEFSAERGPKAQRLLREHDRKRNKEHYPALHFPETYLLEGGYKAFFEAHPDLCTPHEYVRMLDANFAEELKIHRGKSKSWAAENKQAKSRNTLPRTGLKRLGL